CATTACTATGTCCCAGCTTCTTTAGGTCACTGTTTTCTTTAATCATTGGGCCTACCTCAAATGTTGCTTTATTAGGTCCATATATTACCTTTGTTGCTCAAGTGACCCACTAATCCATCCACCCACCCATTGCCGTCTATCtctattattcaaaaaaattataaacggCATGCCGTTTAGTGTGGGAAAAGAAAGCAACAAAAACACTTTcttccaaaacaaaattgacCGCGAATTGAAGTGTCTCCAATCTCCATCTGTGGCGACTGGCGTAGGATCCCTGGCTCGCCTCAGGGTAGCATGGACAAGATTGTGAGGTCTCACTCTCAACCGTGGTTGTTTTCCAGTAGTCATGAATCCGAGGGGTTGTGCCGGTTCACCTCTCACCACGGCGCGGTAAGTACTGATTAAGCTTGTTTAAGTATTTGAATTCTGTTCAACTTTGGTATAGTAGTTATGTATTTATATGTTGGCGTTAATGCCGGAGTTATATCAGTGATGGTTTAATAATAGCACATAACTATGTGGTTGTTCAATCTATTTGTAAATTGCACTGTCCTTTATGGTGGTAAGCTTCTAGAGTGATTGGTTATCTTGAAATGGCATGATGGGTTTTAATTATTGAGCTGAGAGTTGGGTTATAAAACAAGTACACATGGAGTACACCCACGATTAAACCCTATAAAggttttgataatttgatagttgggggaggggggatttgaactgTGGACGTTTTCGTTGGAAACACTGGAAAGTGCTAGTtgagttacaacttacaaggtTGTTGGCGCCACAATTCAACTCTAAAGTTACAATGATCATTAAAATCTAGTAAgttggaagaagaaaataaccCTAACTCGTCATCCATTCAAACAAGATTCTAAAAAACTGCAGTTTCAAATCTTAAAAGGTCCTTTCACACCCCTCAAAGTTTCTAGCATTCCTTTCccgccaaatgcaccacatcaagcaATGAGGGATCACATTCCAGATTTGTGGGGTGGATTAGGACtgacatttttcttaaaattttttttgtaacaaaattCGGTGGTGTGGGCATGGGAGGAAACCTTGCCACTTTTACTTCAAAGTAGTTGTTTTCATGGTAAATTTTAATCAATCTCATGCTCAAGTTCATGGACAGGAGAATTGTCTAATACAGGTTTCTTTTGAATGTGTTGATAGTAGGAGCttctttactattttattttctgtaGGTTATTTACAGCTGCTGACAGTGATGATGTCTCCACAGCTATACAGTTCATCTATAAGGCAAGGCCATGGACTACATTGATGGCCGTTGGCTGGGAATATGGTGCAAACATGTTGACAGAGTACTTGGCAGAAGCTAGAGAGAATACACCTCTTATAGCTGCCACATGCATAGACAATCCATTTAACTTAGAGGAGGCTACAAGGTTCTCTCCTTATCACATGGCCATTGATCAGAAGCTCACTGGTGGATTGATAGATATTCTAAGATCTAATAAGGTTGGTGATTGCTTTCAATCTTTTGTCTAT
The Quercus lobata isolate SW786 chromosome 10, ValleyOak3.0 Primary Assembly, whole genome shotgun sequence DNA segment above includes these coding regions:
- the LOC115964442 gene encoding embryogenesis-associated protein EMB8-like gives rise to the protein MNPRGCAGSPLTTARLFTAADSDDVSTAIQFIYKARPWTTLMAVGWEYGANMLTEYLAEARENTPLIAATCIDNPFNLEEATRFSPYHMAIDQKLTGGLIDILRSNKELFQGKAKGFDVEKALLAKSVCDFEKAISMISYGFEVLEYFYSESSTRDVVGNVKIPVLFIQIKLTKL